From a single Candoia aspera isolate rCanAsp1 chromosome 10, rCanAsp1.hap2, whole genome shotgun sequence genomic region:
- the LOC134503522 gene encoding phospholipase A2 inhibitor NAI-like: MPSLTLCCCIIGTLLYLVYESMSLRCEVCKLSEPDCSGPIQTCYAFLDRCGTFQSSNSRGGKFLTRKACVQSSSCNTNVTILNLGAVGTVSSRLTCCHGLSCLRSLPPFPPLNTTLNGKKCKSCSSTGSTFCFWEEFINCRGEQTYCLEIAGLADWGGFGTLETKDEPISTREFAFKGCVNQAFCEAFHEGSVYFGTLFLMGAGSCKPAPENATAVQSHGSFLLVFAGFLFVEILA, from the exons ATGCCTTCTCTTAccttgtgctgctgcattattGGAACATTGCTATACCTGGTATATGAAA GTATGTCACTGAGGTGTGAGGTTTGTAAACTTTCTGAGCCTGATTGTTCTGGGCCGATACAAACTTGTTATGCTTTCTTAGACCGGTGTGGGACTTTCCAATCATCAAACAGCAGAG GAGGAAAATTTCTGACAAGAAAAGCCTGTGTCCAATCTAGTAGCTGCAATACAAACGTCACCATTCTTAACCTTGGTGCAGTAGGAACCGTCTCATCCAGGCTGACCTGTTGCCATGGTCTTAGTTGCCTGAGGAGTTTGCCCCCCT TTCCACCTCTCAACACAACACTGAATGGGAAGAAATGCAAAAGCTGTTCTTCTACAGGAAGTACTTTTTGCTTTTGGGAAGAGTTCATTAACTGCAGAGGAGAACAGACGTACTGCCTTGAGATAGCTGGACTTGCCGACTGGGGCGGATTTGGCACCCTGGAAACGAAAG ATGAGCCAATCTCCACGAGAGAGTTTGCCTTCAAGGGCTGCGTCAACCAAGCGTTCTGTGAGGCATTTCATGAGGGATCTGTCTACTTCGGCACGCTGTTTCTAATGGGTGCAGGAAGCTGCAAGCCAGCCCCTGAGAACGCAACAGCTGTGCAATCACATGGATCCTTCCTACTGGTGTTTGCTGGATTCTTATTTGTTGAGATCCTCGCTTGA
- the LOC134503321 gene encoding phospholipase A2 inhibitor LNF2-like yields MKSLQTICLLFIFIAGGNSLSCETCLHYGKKCNGYPTECVSPEEQCGKILLEISEAPISLTFVSKNCFSPSICELGQIDINVGNTWYIRARINCCEKDQCEENRIPEKHTLSGSTLLPPNGFRCSGGFGLFTDNGIKHEVDCRGPEDKCLNLVGQRDSHYENIIYNIGGCVSSCPLVTLNDTAHKGHTNYLMKLECRDATKLESPN; encoded by the exons ATGAAATCCCTACAGACCATctgtcttcttttcatttttatagctGGAG gaaACTCTCTCAGCTGTGAAACTTGTTTGCACTATGGCAAGAAGTGTAACGGTTATCCGACAGAATGCGTATCTCCAGAAGAGCAGTGTGGCAAGATCCTGCTAGAAATCTCAGAAG CACCAATTTCACTGACTTTCGTGAGTAAGAACTGTTTCTCACCCAGCATCTGTGAACTTGGCCAGATTGACATAAATGTTGGGAATACATGGTATATCAGAGCACGAATAAATTGCTGTGAAAAAGATCAGTGTGAAGAAAACAGAATTCCTGAAAAACACACACTCTCTG gatcaaCCCTCCTCCCCCCAAATGGGTTCCGTTGTTCTGGAGGTTTTGGTCTTTTTACTGATAATGGCATTAAACATGAAGTTGACTGCAGAGGACCTGAAGATAAGTGCCTTAATCTCGTGGGACAACGAGACAGTCATT ATGAAAACATCATTTATAATATCGGAGGCTGTGTTTCTTCCTGTCCCTTGGTGACTTTGAATGATACAGCCCATAAAGGACATACAAATTATCTGATGAAGCTTGAATGTAGGGATGCAACCAAACTGGAATCCCCTAATTAA